Proteins co-encoded in one Odontesthes bonariensis isolate fOdoBon6 chromosome 24, fOdoBon6.hap1, whole genome shotgun sequence genomic window:
- the cnr1 gene encoding cannabinoid receptor 1: MKSVLDGVADTTFRTITSGLQYLGSNDANYDDPMNDGNFKGTFSMQKPLSAFRSNSFPNKVPADEELILKGIPFFPTNATDLFGNRSSHRDETSNIQCGENFMDMECFMILTPSQQLAVAVMSLTLGTFTVLENLVVLCVILQSRTLRCRPSYHFIGSLAVADLLGSVIFVYSFLDFHVFHRKDSPNVFLFKLGGVTASFTASVGSLFLTAIDRYISIHRPLAYRRIVTRTKAVIAFCVMWTISIVIAVLPLLGWNCKRLNSVCSDIFPLIDENYLMFWIGVTSVLVLFIFYAYIYILWKAHHHAVRMLSRTSQKSLVVYSADGTKVQTTRPEQTRMDIRLAKTLVLILVVLVICWGPLLAIMVYDLFWRMDDDIKTVFAFCSMLCLLNSTVNPIIYALRSKDLRHAFLSSCSACRGSAQQLDNSLESDCQNRNANISANRAAESCVKTTVKIAKVTMSVSTETSAEAV; the protein is encoded by the coding sequence ATGAAATCTGTGCTGGATGGTGTGGCGGACACCACCTTCCGGACTATTACATCTGGTTTGCAGTATCTGGGCTCCAACGATGCCAACTATGACGACCCCATGAATGATGGTAACTTCAAGGGCACCTTCTCCATGCAGAAGCCCTTATCTGCTTTCCGCAGCAACTCTTTCCCAAATAAAGTACCCGCAGACGAGGAGCTCATCCTCAAGGGCATCCCCTTCTTCCCCACCAATGCCACAGACTTATTTGGCaacaggagctcacacagagatGAGACGAGCAATATACAATGCGGGGAGAACTTTATGGACATGGAGTGTTTCATGATCCTGACTCCCAGCCAGCAGCTGGCTGTGGCTGTGATGTCTCTGACTCTGGGTACCTTCACAGTGCTGGAGAACCTGGTGGTGCTCTGCGTCATCCTGCAGTCCCGCACCCTCCGCTGCCGGCCGTCCTACCACTTCATCGGCAGTCTCGCTGTAGCTGACCTGCTGGGCAGCGTCATCTTTGTCTACAGCTTTTTGGACTTCCATGTTTTCCACAGGAAGGACAGCCCTAATGTTTTTCTCTTCAAACTGGGTGGAGTCACAGCGTCGTTCACAGCATCAGTTGGGAGCCTTTTTCTCACTGCGATTGACCGCTACATCTCCATTCACCGACCCCTCGCCTACAGGCGCATTGTGACACGGACCAAGGCTGTCATAGCCTTCTGTGTGATGTGGACCATCTCCATCGTCATCGCAGTGCTACCTCTGCTGGGCTGGAACTGTAAACGTCTCAATTCGGTTTGCTCAGACATATTCCCCCTCATTGATGAGAACTACCTAATGTTCTGGATCGGTGTAACCAGCGTGCTggttcttttcattttctacGCCTACATATATATCCTGTGGAAAGCACACCACCATGCTGTGCGCATGCTGAGCCGCACCTCCCAGAAAAGCCTTGTGGTCTACTCAGCAGATGGAACTAAAGTgcagaccacaaggcctgagcAGACACGCATGGACATCCGTCTGGCCAAGACCCTGGTGCTTATCCTGGTGGTGCTGGTCATCTGCTGGGGCCCACTGCTCGCCATCATGGTCTATGATCTCTTCTGGAGGATGGATGATGACATCAAGACAGTGTTTGCATTCTGCAGCATGCTCTGTCTGCTCAACTCCACCGTCAACCCAATCATCTACGCTTTGAGGAGCAAGGACTTGCGGCACGCCTTCCTCAGCTCCTGCAGCGCCTGCAGGGGCAGTGCCCAGCAGCTGGACAATAGCCTCGAGTCAGACTGTCAGAACAGAAATGCCAACATTTCTGCTAACAGGGCTGCAGAGAGCTGCGTAAAGACCACTGTGAAAATAGCCAAAGTAACAATGTCTGTGTCAACTGAAACCTCTGCAGAGGCTGTCTAA